The Amblyomma americanum isolate KBUSLIRL-KWMA chromosome 5, ASM5285725v1, whole genome shotgun sequence genome window below encodes:
- the LOC144134786 gene encoding uncharacterized protein LOC144134786 isoform X2, with protein MLLLKIAVTSFFFALVAGQVNPKHPHEPIRAFETIRNLKHVFAVFTSSDSPKFKCLVSDAVRFDPIHMVATYVWTFKGLDGTEKKTSSFDISPGSAPDQLTFYTNNDFTTPYTAYYNYSNYVNCLVAIIPYEGEDLCMLWADRTVAASIPKDCEEQYEGTCEVSFPDYDQDICDVAEK; from the exons ATGCTCCTGCTGAAAATTGCTGTcacctcctttttttttgctcttgtagCCGGGCAGGTAAATCCGAAGCACCCTCATGAACCGATACGAGCATTTGAG ACCATCAGAAACCTGAAGCATGTCTTCGCCGTCTTCACATCCAGCGACAGCCCAAAGTTCAAATGCCTAGTCTCCGACGCCGTGCGCTTCGACCCGATTCACATGGTGGCCACCTACGTTTGGACATTCAAAGGTCTTGACGGCACCGAAAA GAAAACGTCAAGCTTCGACATATCCCCGGGTAGCGCTCCCGATCAGCTGACCTTCTATACCAATAATG ACTTCACGACACCATACACGGCGTACTATAATTACAGCAACTACGTGAACTGCTTGGTGGCCATCATTCCGTATGAAGGAGAGGACC TGTGCATGTTGTGGGCAGACCGCACAGTTGCCGCCTCCATTCCTAAAGACTGCGAGGAGCAGTACGAAGGCACCTGTGAAGTCAGCTTTCCGGATTACGACCAGGACATCTGCGATGTTGCAGAGAAGTAA
- the LOC144134786 gene encoding uncharacterized protein LOC144134786 isoform X1, whose translation MIDCNCCLLARTAVKLPSSAPARLPGEHHSPSPYQRGNMRVCGSARRAPQVVGLSQCPTIRNLKHVFAVFTSSDSPKFKCLVSDAVRFDPIHMVATYVWTFKGLDGTEKKTSSFDISPGSAPDQLTFYTNNDFTTPYTAYYNYSNYVNCLVAIIPYEGEDLCMLWADRTVAASIPKDCEEQYEGTCEVSFPDYDQDICDVAEK comes from the exons atgattGACTGCAactgctgtctgttagcccgaacCGCCGTTAAGCTTCCGAgtagcgcgcccgctcgactcccgggagaacaccactcgcccagcccgtaCCAGCGAGGCAACATGCGcgtctgcggatcggcccgtcgagctcctcaggtcgtcggactgtcgcagtgcccg ACCATCAGAAACCTGAAGCATGTCTTCGCCGTCTTCACATCCAGCGACAGCCCAAAGTTCAAATGCCTAGTCTCCGACGCCGTGCGCTTCGACCCGATTCACATGGTGGCCACCTACGTTTGGACATTCAAAGGTCTTGACGGCACCGAAAA GAAAACGTCAAGCTTCGACATATCCCCGGGTAGCGCTCCCGATCAGCTGACCTTCTATACCAATAATG ACTTCACGACACCATACACGGCGTACTATAATTACAGCAACTACGTGAACTGCTTGGTGGCCATCATTCCGTATGAAGGAGAGGACC TGTGCATGTTGTGGGCAGACCGCACAGTTGCCGCCTCCATTCCTAAAGACTGCGAGGAGCAGTACGAAGGCACCTGTGAAGTCAGCTTTCCGGATTACGACCAGGACATCTGCGATGTTGCAGAGAAGTAA
- the LOC144134786 gene encoding uncharacterized protein LOC144134786 isoform X3, whose product MIDCNCCLLARTAVKLPSSAPARLPGEHHSPSPYQRGNMRVCGSARRAPQVVGLSQCPTIRNLKHVFAVFTSSDSPKFKCLVSDAVRFDPIHMVATYVWTFKGLDGTEKKTSSFDISPGSAPDQLTFYTNNVCMLWADRTVAASIPKDCEEQYEGTCEVSFPDYDQDICDVAEK is encoded by the exons atgattGACTGCAactgctgtctgttagcccgaacCGCCGTTAAGCTTCCGAgtagcgcgcccgctcgactcccgggagaacaccactcgcccagcccgtaCCAGCGAGGCAACATGCGcgtctgcggatcggcccgtcgagctcctcaggtcgtcggactgtcgcagtgcccg ACCATCAGAAACCTGAAGCATGTCTTCGCCGTCTTCACATCCAGCGACAGCCCAAAGTTCAAATGCCTAGTCTCCGACGCCGTGCGCTTCGACCCGATTCACATGGTGGCCACCTACGTTTGGACATTCAAAGGTCTTGACGGCACCGAAAA GAAAACGTCAAGCTTCGACATATCCCCGGGTAGCGCTCCCGATCAGCTGACCTTCTATACCAATAATG TGTGCATGTTGTGGGCAGACCGCACAGTTGCCGCCTCCATTCCTAAAGACTGCGAGGAGCAGTACGAAGGCACCTGTGAAGTCAGCTTTCCGGATTACGACCAGGACATCTGCGATGTTGCAGAGAAGTAA